A window of Sphingobium herbicidovorans contains these coding sequences:
- the pgmG gene encoding phosphoglucomutase/phosphomannomutase PgmG, whose protein sequence is MAHRFHPSLLREYDMRGVFGDTLYERDAHAVGRSFGTLVRRRGGSRVVIGRDGRLSSPRLESALADGLAQSGVDVLRIGIGPTPMLYYAEAVLDVDGGIQITGSHNPADHNGFKLVLAHEPFFGADITRLGSIAADGDWEEGSGRVESIDIMDGYVARLLQGFAGAPCRIGWDAGNGAAGPVIDKLVQLLPGEHHTLFTEIDGNFPHHHPDPTIEANLQDLRALVLSNNLHFGVAFDGDGDRIGVIDGRGRIIQGDQLLGLFAELVLKNRPGATIVADVKSSQALFDHVAALGGRPLMWKTGHSHIKSKMKEVGSPLGGEMTGHIMFADDYYGFDDGLYAAIRLIRAASESGETIAALHDHMPVMLNTPELRFRVEESRKFGIVEEILSRLRVEGARVDETDGARVASDSGWWLLRASNTQAELVARLEAHDNDGLERLRTQLLSQLRQSGVVPNG, encoded by the coding sequence ATGGCCCACCGCTTCCACCCCTCGCTGCTGCGCGAATATGACATGCGCGGCGTATTCGGCGACACGCTGTACGAGCGCGATGCCCATGCCGTCGGCCGCAGCTTCGGCACGCTGGTCAGGCGGCGCGGCGGATCAAGGGTGGTGATCGGCCGCGACGGTCGGCTGAGTTCGCCTCGCCTCGAATCCGCGCTCGCCGACGGCCTTGCCCAAAGCGGCGTGGATGTGCTGCGCATCGGCATCGGCCCCACGCCAATGCTCTATTATGCCGAGGCGGTTCTGGACGTCGATGGCGGCATTCAGATAACCGGCAGCCATAATCCCGCCGATCACAATGGCTTCAAGCTGGTATTGGCGCATGAACCCTTTTTTGGCGCGGACATTACCCGGCTCGGCAGCATCGCGGCGGACGGCGATTGGGAAGAAGGCAGCGGAAGGGTCGAGAGCATCGACATCATGGACGGCTATGTCGCCCGGCTGCTGCAAGGGTTTGCAGGTGCGCCCTGCCGCATCGGATGGGACGCTGGCAATGGCGCGGCTGGCCCTGTGATCGACAAGCTCGTCCAGTTGTTGCCGGGTGAGCATCATACGCTCTTCACCGAAATAGACGGTAATTTTCCCCATCATCACCCCGACCCCACGATCGAGGCGAATCTGCAGGATCTGCGCGCCCTTGTCCTTTCAAACAATCTCCATTTCGGAGTGGCTTTCGACGGCGACGGCGACCGTATTGGGGTGATCGATGGCAGGGGGCGGATTATCCAGGGCGACCAGCTGCTCGGTCTGTTCGCCGAACTGGTCCTGAAAAACCGGCCCGGCGCGACGATCGTTGCCGATGTGAAGTCCAGCCAGGCGCTGTTCGACCATGTCGCCGCGCTTGGCGGCCGACCGCTCATGTGGAAGACCGGGCACAGCCACATCAAATCCAAGATGAAGGAAGTTGGCAGTCCGCTGGGGGGCGAGATGACGGGCCACATCATGTTCGCGGACGATTATTATGGCTTCGACGACGGTCTTTACGCTGCGATCCGGCTGATCCGTGCCGCGAGCGAGTCCGGCGAGACGATCGCTGCCCTTCACGACCATATGCCCGTCATGCTGAACACCCCGGAACTGCGCTTTCGCGTTGAGGAAAGCCGCAAGTTCGGAATCGTGGAGGAGATTCTGTCCCGCCTGCGCGTGGAGGGTGCGCGCGTCGATGAAACGGACGGTGCGCGCGTCGCTTCCGATTCTGGCTGGTGGCTCCTGCGGGCGTCCAATACGCAGGCCGAACTGGTGGCCAGGCTGGAGGCGCATGACAATGATGGACTGGAGCGCCTTCGCACCCAATTACTCTCGCAACTGCGGCAGTCAGGGGTCGTTCCGAACGGCTGA
- a CDS encoding division plane positioning ATPase MipZ, with the protein MGPNAHAHHIVFANEKGGTGKSTTAVHTAIALTALGHRVGMIDLDPRQRTVTRYMENRAETARRRGIDLPAPDFAVFQGDTVEALEEQTAALAQGKDFLVVDTPGRDDVFARHMAARAHTLVTPMNDSFVDFDLIGQVDAETFKVRRLSFYSELIFEARKTRAKADGVSIDWVVLRNRVQHHDARNKKRVGDALMELSRRVGFRVIPGLSERVIFRELFPSGLTLLDKGHLGDLGVSHIAARQELREMVSGLSLPAREETASFDLLGAA; encoded by the coding sequence ATGGGTCCGAATGCCCACGCGCATCATATCGTCTTCGCCAATGAAAAGGGCGGGACCGGCAAATCCACGACGGCGGTTCACACCGCCATCGCGTTGACGGCGCTGGGGCACAGGGTCGGCATGATCGATCTCGACCCGCGCCAGCGCACTGTCACCCGCTACATGGAAAACCGCGCCGAAACCGCCCGGCGTCGCGGCATAGACCTGCCCGCGCCCGATTTCGCCGTGTTTCAGGGCGATACGGTAGAGGCGCTGGAGGAACAGACCGCAGCGCTTGCGCAGGGCAAGGATTTTCTGGTCGTCGATACGCCCGGCCGCGACGATGTGTTCGCCCGCCACATGGCCGCCCGCGCGCATACGCTGGTGACGCCGATGAACGACAGTTTCGTCGATTTCGACCTGATCGGCCAGGTGGACGCCGAAACCTTCAAGGTGCGCCGCCTGTCCTTTTATTCCGAACTCATCTTCGAAGCGCGCAAGACGCGGGCAAAGGCCGACGGCGTCTCGATCGACTGGGTCGTCCTGCGCAACCGCGTCCAGCATCATGACGCCCGCAACAAGAAGCGCGTGGGCGACGCCCTGATGGAACTGTCCCGCCGCGTCGGATTCCGCGTGATTCCGGGCCTCTCGGAACGCGTCATCTTCCGTGAGCTTTTCCCCTCGGGCCTCACCCTGCTGGACAAGGGGCATCTGGGCGACCTGGGCGTCAGCCATATCGCCGCCCGCCAGGAACTGCGCGAAATGGTGTCTGGGCTTTCCTTGCCAGCCCGGGAGGAAACGGCGTCGTTCGATCTGCTCGGCGCGGCCTAG
- a CDS encoding J domain-containing protein translates to MGLFAILFLGLAAWLIWTGRLQRMSVKDGMVLGAALVGAVMAAKGKPIAAAPLLMGAAYFFFNQAKKKPKAVRSKPPSPEALSLERARALLGVGPDADANAIRAAHRRLIASVHPDRGGIEALAAEINAARDLLLAQAAEKDASGRG, encoded by the coding sequence GTGGGCCTGTTCGCCATTCTGTTTCTCGGGCTTGCGGCCTGGCTCATCTGGACGGGACGGTTGCAGCGCATGAGCGTGAAGGACGGAATGGTGCTGGGCGCCGCGCTGGTTGGCGCGGTGATGGCGGCCAAGGGCAAACCGATCGCGGCCGCGCCCTTGCTGATGGGAGCGGCCTACTTCTTCTTCAATCAGGCAAAGAAGAAGCCAAAGGCCGTGCGTTCGAAACCGCCATCGCCTGAGGCCCTCAGCCTCGAAAGAGCGCGCGCGCTGCTGGGCGTTGGGCCAGATGCCGACGCGAATGCGATTCGCGCGGCGCACCGGCGTCTGATCGCCTCGGTCCATCCCGACCGTGGCGGGATCGAAGCACTGGCGGCGGAAATCAACGCCGCCCGCGACCTGCTGCTGGCCCAGGCAGCGGAAAAGGACGCGTCAGGCCGGGGCTGA